The genomic interval TTGCCAAAGCAGGTCAGAACGTCGTTCTATTTGAGCGCGATGCGTTGGGCGGCAGTTGCATCAACTATGGCTGTACGCCTTCTAAAGCCTTTCTAGCGGCTGCCCATGCCGCAGGTCGTGCTCGACAAGCCACAAAGCTAGGTATACACGCGCAAGTTGAAGTTGATTTTTCTACAGTGATGGAGCGTGTGCGTAGCATTCGCAGCCAGTTTAACCAGGGTACCAAGCGGCGATTAGAGAGTGCAGGGGTTAGAGTTGTCTACGCTGAAGCTGCTTTCACCGGAGAGCGAACTGTAAGCGGAGGTGGTGTGACGGTGCAGGCTCCGATCATTGTTATCAATACAGGGACATCCTCCACCATTCCTGACATTCCTGGTTTAGCAGGAACGCCTTATCTCACCAACCGAAATTTCTTTGATTTGCAGCAGATTCCGCCCCGGTTGCTCGTGGTCGGCGGTGGCTATATTGCCCTAGAGTTAGGGCAAGGAATGGCGCGTTTAGGAAGCCAAACCGAATTGATTGTGCGGGGCGATCGCCTGCTGGCTCAAGAAGAATCCGATGTCAGTGCTGTGCTTTTGGATGCATTTAAGCAAGATGGAATTGGACTGCATTTCAATGTGACGGTTCAGCAGGTTGCTTACACGAACGGTGTGTTTACCCTAACGCTGAGTAATGGCGAAGTACTTGATGGAGAAGCATTGCTGATTGCAACTGGGCGCAAACCGAATACTGAGGCATTAAATACTGCGGTGACAGGCGTTGAATTAGATGCACAAGGGTTTATTAAAATCGATGATCAGTTTCAGACGACTCATTCTGGGATTTATGCCATCGGAGACGCTGCCAAGCAGCCTGCTTTTACCCATGTTTCTTGGGAAGACTATCGTCGCTTGAAAGCCATTCTGTGTGGCGAACACCGGACACGCAACGATCGGGTGTTAGGCTATGCTGTCTACACAGAGCCGCAAGTGGGCCGGGTAGGGATGACGCTAGAGCAGGCTCACAAACAGGGCATTGCTGCCCGTGAAGTCACCCTGCCTATGGCTCACATCGCCCGTAGCATTGAGTGGGGGCACGATCTGGGTTTCTACCGCATGGTCATCGACACCCACACGAATTTGATTTTAGGAGCAACGCTAGTTGGGTACGAAACGGCTGAACTCGTGCATGTCTTTTTGTCACTTATGGAAGCTAAAGCAACGTGGCAGGTACTCGAACAATCGGTTCACATTCACCCAACCTACGGTGAGGCATTGCCCAGTCTCGCAAGGCTACTCGTTGGAGATGATATGCCAACCTGTCCCAATATGTAAGAAAAGAGCAACCAATAACTACTAACTTGAACGTGAGTTCGACGAACAAAAAAGCTTAGAAAGGTTGCTATGTGGGAATTACAAAAATAGGATGAGGAAATAAATAACTCAAGTTTATTGACAATAGAGTCAAGAGTAGCCGCTGAAGAGCGCGTTCGCCCCTTTTATGAATTTGATTGAATTTGACACGATATCATTGTTCTTATATTTACTATTTACGCAGAAACTTTTTCGGAAAAATTCACCTGAGACATAACTTGTGTGCGTATTGAATTAGCAGCCTTCTCTACAATTTCTTCTCTATCAGAATCAGTAAGAAGTACTGCAAGTAGTGATTTGAGGGCTTCGCGGTTAGATATAAACTCTTCACCATATAAATCATCTTGCAGCAAAGTAGCTGACAAATGAGGTATTAATTCAGGCGTAGGAGATAGCAACCGCTCTTTAATGCGTGCCCTTGCAGTTTCTGTCGCTGAAAAAGTACCTATACCCAGATCCCATGTTTCAATTATTAGCCTGACTTCGAGGTTGAGAGATACACGTAGCGTTGATAAACGACCAAATAAAGTTTTGTTGAGCATTAAAGGTGCGAATGCGCTACCCCAATCCAAACCAGCGCCGATAGTGCAATTTGCTTCATCTTCGATGCAAACAGCATCTTCCAGCCATCCTTCACCAAAAAGTAAATCTATAGCCTCTTGGGTTGTTATTGACTCGTTTGCCTCAGAATTATCATTTTGCTGTTGGTGATTCATAAATTTTTACCTTATCAGCCCTTATCTTCGTCTCAATGCACCATATTCAAAATAGACCAAATTATCATAGTCTTCTTCAGGTCCGCAGTTAAACATGTTTTGTTTTTCGTAAAATCCTTCAGACCTTGGTAAGGAATGCAACCCAACTCTACCTTCATACCCTAACTCAACACTTCTAAGGAATTGCGAAATTTAATAGTGCTTGACCAACACCTTTGAATTGAGGCGGACGTTGAATTTCGATTCGGTTAGTCGGGGCAGTGGCAATGCCATCAACATAAACTAGCCTCTTACCAATATTCAACCGAGAACCGTGCATTTGTGTTTCTATTATCATTAATCCTTGAGTTTTGTTTTCGCACTCAACTGCATAACCTTCAAGGTTTTCTTGATTTGCAATATATCTTAATTTGAATATCCAGTCCCAGTATTTATCTTCTTGGCTAAACCGCCTTAATTTTTCTACCCAATTATTGACATAATCATCAACATGCCTTTGTCCTAAATCTACTAAATAGGCTTCAATAGGTGTGTTATCAACGCCCCTTTGTAATCCAATTTTTAGTTGCACATAAAACTCCTAATTCCTAATATTAATTATTTATTAAAATACCCATTTAATAAATTTAATTTAATGATTTTATTAGGATACTTATACCATAATATATTATATTGATTCATCCTTTTTACGCAGAGTTTCATAGCATTCAGGGAGAGTATTTTCTGGTTTTTCCATAGCAGTATACATTTCACTCTTCCGGTTAACATAAACCATGACTATATCCGTTTCAAGTTCATAGACTTCCACCATATTGTCTATTGCTTTTACATCTTCAGTATCTAAATCATATTGGTATATTCTTCTCAAGATAAATTGGCGGGGAATGTAATCAATTCTAGGTGATGAATTATCCAAAACAACAACCAAAACAATACCTGGGCGTTCTCAAGCAGGCACTCCCATCACAAATTGTGTTGTTTTGTAACAATTTTTCAAAATATGGACACAACTTAGCTGAAGTAAATGACAGCGTGACACCAAACATTTTACAATCAGCTTGCCGATATCAAAATTGATATCAAATGCCTGACCAAAAGTCCCCGCCAAGCGAAATGATTCGTGTGCCCGTTCCACTCATTGGGGTGGTTCGGCGACTATCCAAGCTACACAGGCAAGGGCATACAATTGCCTTGCTGCAAGCCTTAGAGGAATTACTAGGAGAATTTGATAGCAAAAATGATATCGATATAACAGCAGGCAGTAAATCAGTTAAACAGCTAGAGGAGAAGCTCTTGAAACTGGAATCCCATATTGCGGCTCAAGGCTCCTCGGTGGATACAAAACTAGAAGGGATCACCAAAAAGCTAGAGCTAATTGAGCGAGCGATATCTACGATCAGCTCCGCTAACGCCTCTGGGAGATTGGGCAACAACAAAGGGCGAAGACAAACAGCGTACCCGTACCAACAAACACAAGTTGAACTACAGCCTAGGACAAACGAAAGTCTTGCACCAAGACTTGGCATCACCCCCCAAGGCCTCATCGCTGAAAGAGAAAACAAGAGTGCCAAAGAATTTTTAAGTTGGTCTCGCAACCGTGACCCAATGAGTGTTGCTTGGGAATGGAAGGCTTCGGACGAACTATACCACCCCCAACGCTAGAGGCTCTCTCTCCCAATACTTGTCGGTCATGATTGATAGAATAAATTAGGATAAATTTTGAATATCAGCGCACAGTCGAAGACTATTTCCATCTTCTCAATAAAGCTGGATTTATTATTGAGGATCTGCGTGAAGCGCGTCCGCAACGCGAATACTTTCACGACGTGCAAACCTACGAACGGCGAAAGCGTATTCCACTGTTTTTGATTCTCGCAGCACGGAAGCTCACATAGCGCAAGGGTATGCCTGTACCTAGCCGAGCAGTTCAATAGACATCTCCGGAAAATAAATAATTCCTGGTAAAATCATATACAAATGTATTTTTACCAAACTATTGTGGGTTCTCTATTTGAGCATATTCAACATCATCCTCTAGATGCACAGCGTTTAATTGGTCTCAAGTATGAGCAATTAGAGCAACTTTTAGAACAAGCGAGAGAGGTGCATAACCAAAAACAAGTATCATCTGAGTCTAAAAAGGTAAGAATTATTGCGGGTGGAGGAGGTCGCAGACCTAAACTGTCGTTGGAAGAGCAAATAATTTTAACTTTGACATATCTCAGACATTTAACAACATTTCAATTGCTGGGCATCCAATTTGGGGTAAGTGAGACAACTGCAAACGATACATTCAATTATTGGTTTCCAATTCTAGGAGAATTATTACCACCAAGCCTACTTGAGCAGGTAAAAAAAAACTCAAGTGACTACCAAGTTGTTCAAGAAATTTTAACCGAGTTTGAGCTAATAGTAGATAGCTATGAACAGCCAAGAGAGCGGCCTGGGGAATATGAAGAGCAAAAAGAATATTACTCTGGCAAAAAGAAAAACCATACTATGAAAAATCAAATTATCGTTTTACCTGAGGGGAAAGATATTATTGATGTAGTAGCAGGAAAACCAGGAACAAAAAGTGACATCAATTTATTTCGGGAACATCAAAAAGGATTTGACCCCAATCAGAGGTTTCATGGTGACAAAGCATACGCAGGAGAAGAATCAATCAAGACCCCAACGAAAAAGCCAAAAAAACAAGAATTAACTCCGGAACAAAAAGAACGAAATAAAGAATTGGCCAAGGAACGAATATTTGTTGAACATTTAATTCGTGTCGTGAAAATATTCCGAGTAGCCCAAGAACGGTTTCGGTTAAATCCTAATAAATATGAACAAATAATTATGACTATTTGTGGACTTGTAAGACTCCGACTTGGAACCTTAGTTTTCTCATCATAAAAGAGCGGAATAATTCTCAAGTACAATTCCTGTACATAGCCACTTATTTTTGCCCTCTTCTTAATAAGAAACATCTCAAACCCTTATTGTTACGTGTTGTCTAGCTCACTTTTGGAATTGGCGATTGCGCGAAGCGCAGTGCCCCTTGGGCAATCGCACGCTAAAAGTCACTTCGGCAAACAATTTGAGTATTTTCGGAGATGTCTAATGAAATCACGTCCAAGCCTAGGCTCGTAAACACTTAGAGGCATCTATTCAAGACGTTGTAGCTTTTCATGTCTGAGCAATTGAATCAGTTTTCTCATTTACCCCTACGTTTAAAATACTCAAAGCTTCGCTTGAGCCGTCTTTTTACTAGCCAAATATTGCTCAATAGCCTCTCGGATTAAATCTGGCACAGTGCAATTTTCTTGAGCAGCCAAATTTTTTAGTTGATGCTTCATTTCTGGATACATCAATACTTTCACCTGTTCTGATAGCGGCTCTTCCCTACCATAGCTAAAGCGATACTTGGTTCCAAAATCAGGATTGCCCCCAGGTCTCGCCATTCATCTAACACCTCAAACAACATTCTGATTATAGTTCTAAAAAGCATGGACATTAATGTCATGCTAGTTGTTTCTTAATTGAGCCTCTCCCCGAAAATCGTGATCTTGAGATTCGGACTTAGCTTTTCGCCCTTATTAGCTATCTTCTTTGCTTTTGTGCAATTATCGCCAGTTTTGGAAACTAAATGAAGTTTGATGATACCACTATCTCTTCGTTCATTTTACTGTATAATTCAAAACTAATAGCAAAGTACCTCACTATTTTTGAATAAGTTTATTACAAAGAAAATGGGAAAAGCAGATGGATAAGCCCCTTGACAGTCTTGCCACAACCAGCGATCCTGTAGCTCCCATGGTCACTGCAAATGTCATAGTTGAAATTTTTCCTAGCGACGAGCTCACTGATGGGGAATTGCGCCTGCGCCTAGAGCTAGAACGTCAGGTAGAAAGTGCATTTTACGAAGCTGGTAAGGCTTTACGGGAACTGCGGGATAAGCGGCTCTATCGCTCTACTCACAAGACATTTGAGGAATATTGTAAAGATAGGTTTGGATTTGAGCGCCGTCATCCATATCGACTGATTGATGGTGCTGATATTGTTGATAATCTTATCCAAATGTGTCCCAATGGGACACAAATTCTTCCTACCAGTGAACGCCAAGTCAGACCACTAACCAAACTGGAAAGAGAAGAACAGCGTCAAGCATGGCAGATGGCTGTGGAGCAAGCAGGTGGTAAAGTACCAACAGGTAACATTGTTAAAGATATTGTGCAACGTATTAGAGAAAGAACGAAAGTGCCAAATCCTTACCACGTGGGGGAAGTTTGTCAAATTCTTCCCAAAGATAATCCTGAACTTAAAGGGAAAAGCGGTTGTTGGTGCATTGTGACTTATGTGGCCGATTATAGTTGTACAGTAACGACCTGGGATTGCGAGTATGTTGTGAAATTAGAACACTTAAAGTCATTTGGATTACCTGGAAGAAGAATGCACTTTTATGCAACAGTTATGTTTGCGCCTTAAGAAACTTCACCAAGTAGGCAATCTAGATACTGCTGCTTATTGGATACTACATGGAATGGGAAAGCTGTTAGCACCTTATCTGACACCATTACAAGAAAAGTTGTTGAATGTTTTGGAGATTGAGTACGGGACCAAGTGATAAAAACCCATATCCTGGGTGAAGCTTTTTACAACTACTTGGCGTATTGCTTGGTGTAGATATTTGGCACAGTAGTTAACATGAGCAATTATGGGTGCCGCTATAGTAAAAGCCAAGGCTAAGCAACTATCTCAGTTAGCCCCTAACCCTACTGTTATAGTTTCTGGAACACTTCCATGTGGGGAGATGTTTTTGAGGATGTTTGCACTTGGAACGATAGCTGTCATGATGCTACTTTCGAGATTTCCCGGACACGTTCTGACAAACCAGAAGTAATTTGGGCAACCTCGGTTCGGGAATCTGTGTCAACCCAGATTTTTTCCCAATTAAACAGCCACCGGGTAAGAACACGTCCTAAATCCACTAGTTCGGCACAAGAGTCAACATCAATATCCACAAATTCCGGTACAATCCACTCGATATAATATCGACTCTCGCGCATTAGGCTAACAACTGTATCTGAGTCTGTGCCAGTTAAGATTAGCGATTGAATTTGGTCTAGGTGCGCTGCTAAGTCGTTTAACCGAGTCGGAATATCCTTCAGTTGAAAGCGTTTTTGATTTAGCGTTACTGTGTTCATGTTTCTCCCCCCAAAAACTCGATGATAATTTGGGCAACCCGTTCTCTTATGGTAGCGTCGAGTATTTCCATTGACCTGTTTTGGCGCGGACGAAGGTTGACCATAGAGTCAAAGGTCATTTTAGTAGTCGAGGGCATATACGCCGCAGCCCAGATATCTTGCTGTCTACTCCCGCAATCGAGTAAAACTTGCAAAGCAGTCATAATGCATTTCGCCACCACCAGCCAGGACACGACGCTCAATGTCAACCACCACTTTTATGTAAAATTTATGCTCACTCAGCATTTGCTCTATTTGTTCTGGAGTGGCTCGCTGTCCGATGATAACAATCAAATAAAATTCTCCTCGTCGCTCTAATGGTTTATCTGCACTGCGTTAGCCAATGCAAGTGGTAAGTTGTATTATCCAATTTCAGCTAAAGCATACAGGTGACGCAAGGTTGAATTAATAAAAAATAAAAGGCTAAAATTACCTTTTTTTACGCAATGCATGAGAAGTCCCGATACGCCCGACGTGGTGGATGTACTTTGCAGTTGTCGCAGGCGATGCATGGCCCAAATCTGCTTGCAAGTCAAAATCAGAAGCTCCATTTTTCTTAGCAAGCGTCGCATGGGTATGGCGTAGAAAGTGGGCAGAGAACTTAATTCCAGCAAAATCAGAAATTTCCTCCATCATCCGCCGCAACCCTCGGTCGCTTAGAGGTTTACCCCTATCTCGCCGACTAGGACTGGGGAACACCGGCTCATCATTCCTTGCATCCCCACGATACTCCAATATTACAGCACTCGTTTCGGGGTCTAAGGTAATAGTACGGACTTTGTTCCTTTTTCCCGTCACAGTTAATAGTAGACAGTCCCCATCTTCCCTAAATTGTCGCCAAAATAAACCAGGCGTAACTATCTTCCTACCATCATCAGAAGTTTGACGTGCAATTTCCCCCGCCCTAACTCCACTGTAAAAGACCAGAGTAAACAGCAGCCAATGCATCTTATTCGTTTTATGTTCTTTATCAACTGCAATTGCAGCTTTTTCCAACTTGGCAATTTCGCGTTCCGATAAGATGCGCTCTGCGAGCTTATCATCCCACTGTATACTTAAGTCCTTACCCAAGTCTACGGCAAAATAACCAATAGAAGCTCTAGTCCCCCACTCCCACAAACTTTTTATCGCCGCAGTGTACTTGGCAATCGCATTTTTACTAAGTCCATAGCTATCCTTCTTCCCCCGCACAGGTTTTGAATCCTGTAACCAAGCAATATATGTATGAAGGTGAAACAACGTACAATAGCGCAAATCGGATATCCCAAACCGCGACTGCATAAAGTCAACAAGTTCATAACCGATTTGACGATACGCGCGTTGCGTTTGTTCACTTTTAATAGTAACAGAGCGCACCCACAACTCAATTAACTGCTCGGTCGTACTTATCCGCTGACGGTTAGGAAAGTAATAATCTGCAAGAGCAATGCGGGCATCATCTAGTGGCGAAGTCACGAGTTCCACTTCAAGTGGTTTCGCGTAGAAAAGGGGTAAATTTTCGTCAGACACTGGGCGCACTCCTTACGGATAATAACGATGCCGAGAACTATAATTAGAAACGCACTGGTGGAAGAGAGTCCGGATGGTGTAAGCGCAACTGCTGCCGAAATTGAAGCTTTGAAAGCTCAAATCGCCGCCCTGGAAGAGAAAGTGAATATTCCTTCTGCGACCAAAACGGAAGTACATACCCTCCAGGAGCGGTTAAATCAATTGCGGGTGGGGATTTCAAATGAAATTAAGAAGGATAGGGAGCAACTTGCTTCTTTAACGCTGGCGATCTCCCGACTTGAAAGCCAAATTGAACAGCTAATACCTTCCTTAAATCTTCAAGTGGATGGCGAAGGTAATGCCGACAGTGATAGCGACTGGCTTTTTGGGGAAGACTCAGGCAGTTTGGGAGGAGAAGATGTTGAGGGTTTCTGAAACTGGCTTCGGCAATTGCACGAACACTACTTCCGAAAACATTCAAAAGTTTTAATCACAAACAAGGTAACAAACGCAAATACTATTCCAAATCCCAAACTAATAGTTGCAGACACCACAGGAGAAAGCCAAGGTTCTGGAACCCCTAACTGCGATATTACTAAACCTACAGGATACTTAGCCGCTTCCTTGGGATTTGCTGCACCAGGAAATTGCCCAGCAATGGAAGCAACAAAAGAACTAACAGCCAAACCTACACCAAAAATTGCAATGGTACTTTGGAAAGTGCGATCGCGTTCCGAGCTTTCTATCTCAGTTACCCCACGAATTGCATTAATCAAGTCAGTTAATAATATCACACCAACATTCAAGCTTTCATAGTCATTTTTAACTTGTTCTAAATATTTGAGTCTTATTTCTTCAATAAATTTCTGGAGAAATTCCAAATTCCGAGGGGTTTGTAAATTAGTAATTTTTTGTTTGATGGTTTCTAGTTGTTTTTCAATTAGTGGCTGTAGTAAGTCAAAATCAATAGAATCTTGCTGTGTATTTAACTTTTGCTGAATTATAGCTAGCCGTCTTTCATAATTGAGGAGATTAATTTCAATGGTACGTTTTTGAGTAGCAAGGTAGTTTAGGTTAACAGAATAACGCCAAAGTGTTTCCTGAGCATTAACTAAAGTTTGACGCAGTTTGTTTAAATCTAACTTACCAGACTTGGCTTTGTTAAAGTCCTTTTGGTATTGCTGGATAGCAACAAAATCATCGCGTAATTTATTTTTCAAATACTGACTTTGAGCATAAGCCCAGAGAATTTTACTGCGATAAGCAAACAAACGCAGCCAGTCAAAGTTAAATTCAGAAGCTTTCCTGGCAGTTTTGGCATCTGGATAAATAGCAATAATAACATAGTGATTATCCTGAATATCTTGAATATTGAAAGTATTTTGTAACTCAGATGGTATATGCAAGCGGTAATTGTAAAACTCAAATAACATTCCCCCAAGGAATGGACTTTTACCAGTAAATTCCAAATTCACATTTAAACTACGTGCGCTTACTTTACTGCATTCTTGAGCGATAATTTCTGCTTTATCTGGAGTAAAATTCGAGAGTTGTCCCGATAGCATCCATACCTGTCCAATGGTGCTGTGGGTATTGGCTAATCTGTTTTCTATTTCCGCTTTTAGATTACCAAAACAACTAATAGGCAAAGCCTCATTTTTACCCTGCTGCACATTTCCCAAGGAATGCTCAACAGAACAGTCTAACAGTAATCCGTAACTATCCCCCAAGCGCACTGGGTAATACCAACCCTTCAAACTATGCTGTTTTGTACTGCTGTCAAAGGTTTCTCTACCTCGGTTCCCCAAAAGTTCAACATATTCAGCTTCTATAGCATCTCGTTGTTTGAGTAAAGGGTGAAGTCGTTCGGGAAATCTGCGTAAAAAATATTCCTGATTAGCAGTTATGTCTGCGTTGTTGTCTCCCAACCCATCCCGCAGGTCATAGATAAATAAATCCAAGGTAGGATAAATAAGTTCACTCATAAAGTTGATGCTATCAGGAGTTTTGTTGTTTCGGGAGCCAGTTTTGCAGACGCTTGAGAAAACTTAGCTTTTTCGCTGCTTTGTCTGGGTCTTTCCTGGTTAATACATTAATTGTTACATTCAAAATCTCATCACTTTCGCGATCTGGTTCTCCTTCAAAGTAGCCGAAAGTCGTAGGCTGGTTATTATCACTGATTAATTCTGTTTCTAATTCCTTCTGGGTAGGCATTTGCGCTGAAGGAATATTACCGCTAACTGACTGTAATTGAGTTAAGGCTGTTTGATAATTTTGATACAGAGCCGGGTTTGCCTCAATGGTTGCAATTAATCCTTCTTTAATAAAATCCCAGTCATCGGGGTCAAGGTATAGTTGGGAAGCAGTGGTTTCCAAAGCTTCTTTTTCATCTGGAGTAAGAGGGGTTGGTAATTGTTCTAAGGCGATGAGCAGAGCTAGTAAAGTGATTTTAGGTGGTTCAGCCATAGAATTAACCAAATAAGCTATAGTCTTAAATAATACTAGCGCTAAACAAAAATCATGCTGCGACAGGCTCTAGTCGTTGGTATAAATAATTATCCTGGGTTGCAAAATCTGAAGACTCCTGCTGGCGATGCCGAGCTAATTGCAAGTTTACTCCAAAAACATGGTGGTTTTCAGGTTGTAAAACGACTACCTGTAAAAGATAATCAAGGATTGCTGAGTGTTGATGAAAACCCATCTCCACAGCAGTTAGTTACTGCGACAACACTCCAAGAAGCGATCGCAGAACTTTTTAATCCCCAAGGCAATGATGTACCAGATACCGCTTTACTTTACTTTGCTGGTCACGGACTGCGAAATGATAAAGGTATAATAGAAAGTTTTTTAGCAACTAGTAATGCCAACCCACGGAAAGATGTTTGGGGTGTGTCGTTAAATTGGTTACAGCGAATTTTAAAATCAAGTCCGGTAAAGGAACAAATTATTTGGCTTGACTGCTGCTATGGTGGCGAGTTACTCAACGGGCAATTTCTTAATTTTGATGAAGCAAACCCTGGTGAACGGGGAAAAGGACGCGATCGCTGTTTTATTGCAGCTTGTGGTGATGCATCTGTTGCTTATGGAAATGCAGAACACGGTATTTTGACTAGTCTTTTATTAAAAGGTTTAGACCCACAACGCTATGAAGTTAGTCGGTGGATTAATAACTACAGTTTGACTGATTTTATTATTCAACAACTAGAAAATGATGAGAAATTACGAACCTTTCCTCAGCGTCCGTCATACAACAATTCGGGGGGAGAGATAAAACTGATCCAAGGAGCTAAACAATGTAAGGTAGTAGTTTTCAATCATTTACAAAATAATATTTGCCCCTATAAAGGATTGGCTGCTTTTGAATTTAATGATGAAGACCCAAAATATTTTTATGGACGGACTGCACTGACTGATGAATTGCTAGAAAAATTAAGACGAGGTAACTTTCTAGCCGTGATGGGAGCATCAGGTTGTGGGAAATCTTCAGTAGTGAAAGCTGGGCTACTTTATCAATTAAAGTTAGGGCAAAGATTGTCTGGTAGCAATGAATGGAAAATTCTGCCTGTCATTCGACCTGGACATAATCCGTTGTACTCTTTAGCAGAGGCGTTTACTGGCAAAGATAGCAAAAAAATGCTTATTCAGTTTCTAGAAAAAGAGCTTAGAGATAATGGTGCTGACAGATTACAAGATTTTATTGCTGAAGACATTGAAAAGTATAGTCGGGTTGTATTAGTAGTTGACCAGTTTGAGGAAGTTTTTACCCTCTGCCAAGATATTAAGGAAAGACAGCAATTTTTTGACTGTTTGTTGAGTGCAGTGGAAAGCTCTAATAATCAGCTATGTTTGGTAATTACGATCAGAGCAGATTTTGTTGGTGAGTGTGCAGCATATCCCAAATTAGCCAAACAAATTCAGCAAGATTTGGTCACGGTAACTCCTATGA from Mastigocladopsis repens PCC 10914 carries:
- a CDS encoding IS5/IS1182 family transposase, translating into MYFYQTIVGSLFEHIQHHPLDAQRLIGLKYEQLEQLLEQAREVHNQKQVSSESKKVRIIAGGGGRRPKLSLEEQIILTLTYLRHLTTFQLLGIQFGVSETTANDTFNYWFPILGELLPPSLLEQVKKNSSDYQVVQEILTEFELIVDSYEQPRERPGEYEEQKEYYSGKKKNHTMKNQIIVLPEGKDIIDVVAGKPGTKSDINLFREHQKGFDPNQRFHGDKAYAGEESIKTPTKKPKKQELTPEQKERNKELAKERIFVEHLIRVVKIFRVAQERFRLNPNKYEQIIMTICGLVRLRLGTLVFSS
- a CDS encoding GumC domain-containing protein: MSELIYPTLDLFIYDLRDGLGDNNADITANQEYFLRRFPERLHPLLKQRDAIEAEYVELLGNRGRETFDSSTKQHSLKGWYYPVRLGDSYGLLLDCSVEHSLGNVQQGKNEALPISCFGNLKAEIENRLANTHSTIGQVWMLSGQLSNFTPDKAEIIAQECSKVSARSLNVNLEFTGKSPFLGGMLFEFYNYRLHIPSELQNTFNIQDIQDNHYVIIAIYPDAKTARKASEFNFDWLRLFAYRSKILWAYAQSQYLKNKLRDDFVAIQQYQKDFNKAKSGKLDLNKLRQTLVNAQETLWRYSVNLNYLATQKRTIEINLLNYERRLAIIQQKLNTQQDSIDFDLLQPLIEKQLETIKQKITNLQTPRNLEFLQKFIEEIRLKYLEQVKNDYESLNVGVILLTDLINAIRGVTEIESSERDRTFQSTIAIFGVGLAVSSFVASIAGQFPGAANPKEAAKYPVGLVISQLGVPEPWLSPVVSATISLGFGIVFAFVTLFVIKTFECFRK
- a CDS encoding ribbon-helix-helix domain-containing protein, with product MARPGGNPDFGTKYRFSYGREEPLSEQVKVLMYPEMKHQLKNLAAQENCTVPDLIREAIEQYLASKKTAQAKL
- a CDS encoding tyrosine-type recombinase/integrase; its protein translation is MSDENLPLFYAKPLEVELVTSPLDDARIALADYYFPNRQRISTTEQLIELWVRSVTIKSEQTQRAYRQIGYELVDFMQSRFGISDLRYCTLFHLHTYIAWLQDSKPVRGKKDSYGLSKNAIAKYTAAIKSLWEWGTRASIGYFAVDLGKDLSIQWDDKLAERILSEREIAKLEKAAIAVDKEHKTNKMHWLLFTLVFYSGVRAGEIARQTSDDGRKIVTPGLFWRQFREDGDCLLLTVTGKRNKVRTITLDPETSAVILEYRGDARNDEPVFPSPSRRDRGKPLSDRGLRRMMEEISDFAGIKFSAHFLRHTHATLAKKNGASDFDLQADLGHASPATTAKYIHHVGRIGTSHALRKKR
- a CDS encoding dihydrolipoyl dehydrogenase family protein, coding for METADVIVIGSGQGGVPLAADFAKAGQNVVLFERDALGGSCINYGCTPSKAFLAAAHAAGRARQATKLGIHAQVEVDFSTVMERVRSIRSQFNQGTKRRLESAGVRVVYAEAAFTGERTVSGGGVTVQAPIIVINTGTSSTIPDIPGLAGTPYLTNRNFFDLQQIPPRLLVVGGGYIALELGQGMARLGSQTELIVRGDRLLAQEESDVSAVLLDAFKQDGIGLHFNVTVQQVAYTNGVFTLTLSNGEVLDGEALLIATGRKPNTEALNTAVTGVELDAQGFIKIDDQFQTTHSGIYAIGDAAKQPAFTHVSWEDYRRLKAILCGEHRTRNDRVLGYAVYTEPQVGRVGMTLEQAHKQGIAAREVTLPMAHIARSIEWGHDLGFYRMVIDTHTNLILGATLVGYETAELVHVFLSLMEAKATWQVLEQSVHIHPTYGEALPSLARLLVGDDMPTCPNM